The Desmodus rotundus isolate HL8 unplaced genomic scaffold, HLdesRot8A.1 manual_scaffold_176, whole genome shotgun sequence genome includes a window with the following:
- the NMUR1 gene encoding neuromedin-U receptor 1 isoform X3, with protein MVSFCPNCSIFPGDMSPGNTSSPVSCNGSKAFDPKDLNLTDKELRLKYLGPQQTELFVPICVTYLVIFVVGTLGNGLTCTVILRHKTMRTPTNYYLFSLAVSDLLVLLVGLPLELYEMWHNYPFLLGAGGCYFRTLLFETVCLASVLNVTALSVERYVAVVHPLQVRSTMTRAHVRRVLGAIWGLAVLCSLPNTSLHGIQQLVVPCRGTVPGSAVCTLVRPKALYNLVIQITALFFFCLPMAIISVLYLLIGLQLRRERLLLFRRRVRGKARSRDSRRLQPLQDRSRTQVTKTLFVLVLVFGVCWALFHIDRLMWSFVSEWTDGLHLAFKYVHVMSGVFFYLGSATNPVLYSLMSTRFQDTFREALCLGTWCHRHRLRSSSYSFSGVSTASIL; from the exons ATG GTTTCTTTCTGCCCCAATTGTTCCATCTTCCCTGGAGACATGTCCCCCGGGAATACAAGCAGTCCGGTGTCCTGCAATGGCAGTAAGGCCTTCGATCCCAAGGACTTGAACCTGACGGACAAGGAGCTCAGACTCAAGTACCTGGGGCCCCAGCAGACGGAGCTGTTCGTGCCCATCTGTGTCACGTACCTGGTGATTTTTGTGGTGGGCACCCTGGGCAACGGGCTGACCTGCACGGTCATCCTGCGCCACAAGACCATGCGCACGCCCACCAACTACTACCTCTTCAGCCTCGCCGTGTCAGacctgctggtgctgctggtgggTCTGCCCCTGGAGCTCTATGAGATGTGGCATAACTACCCCTTCCTGCTGGGTGCTGGTGGCTGCTACTTCCGAACGCTGCTCTTTGAGACCGTCTGCCTGGCCTCTGTGCTCAATGTCACCGCCCTGAGTGTGGAGCGCTACGTGGCCGTGGTGCACCCGCTGCAGGTACGGTCCACGATGACTCGGGCCCATGTGCGCCGTGTGCTCGGGGCCATCTGGGGCCTTGCcgtgctctgctctctgcccaaCACCAGCCTGCACGGCATCCAGCAGCTGGTCGTGCCCTGCCGGGGTACGGTGCCCGGCTCGGCTGTGTGCACACTGGTCCGCCCAAAGGCCCTCTACAACCTGGTCATCCAGATCACCGCTCTGTTCTTCTTCTGCCTGCCCATGGCCATCATCAGCGTGCTGTACCTGCTCATCGGGCTACAGCTGCGGCGTGAGAGGCTGCTGCTGTTCAGGCGGAGGGTCCGGGGCAAGGCCAGGTCCAGGGACAGTCGCAGGCTCCAGCCACTACAGGACAGGAGTCGAACACAGGTGACCAAGACATTGT TTGTGCTGGTCCTGGTGTTCGGCGTCTGCTGGGCCCTGTTCCACATCGACCGCCTCATGTGGAGCTTTGTGTCCGAATGGACCGATGGCCTGCACCTGGCCTTCAAGTATGTGCACGTCATGTCTGGCGTCTTCTTCTACCTTGGCTCGGCCACCAACCCTGTGCTCTACAGCCTCATGTCCACCCGCTTCCAGGACACCTTCCGGGAAGCCCTGTGCTTGGGGACCTGGTGCCACCGCCACAGACTCCGCAGCAGCTCCTACAGCTTCAGCGGGGTGAGCACGGCCAGCATTCTGTGA
- the NMUR1 gene encoding neuromedin-U receptor 1 isoform X1: MKSSLFTHIQSLSHPVLPTAPVVSFCPNCSIFPGDMSPGNTSSPVSCNGSKAFDPKDLNLTDKELRLKYLGPQQTELFVPICVTYLVIFVVGTLGNGLTCTVILRHKTMRTPTNYYLFSLAVSDLLVLLVGLPLELYEMWHNYPFLLGAGGCYFRTLLFETVCLASVLNVTALSVERYVAVVHPLQVRSTMTRAHVRRVLGAIWGLAVLCSLPNTSLHGIQQLVVPCRGTVPGSAVCTLVRPKALYNLVIQITALFFFCLPMAIISVLYLLIGLQLRRERLLLFRRRVRGKARSRDSRRLQPLQDRSRTQVTKTLFVLVLVFGVCWALFHIDRLMWSFVSEWTDGLHLAFKYVHVMSGVFFYLGSATNPVLYSLMSTRFQDTFREALCLGTWCHRHRLRSSSYSFSGVSTASIL; this comes from the exons GTTTCTTTCTGCCCCAATTGTTCCATCTTCCCTGGAGACATGTCCCCCGGGAATACAAGCAGTCCGGTGTCCTGCAATGGCAGTAAGGCCTTCGATCCCAAGGACTTGAACCTGACGGACAAGGAGCTCAGACTCAAGTACCTGGGGCCCCAGCAGACGGAGCTGTTCGTGCCCATCTGTGTCACGTACCTGGTGATTTTTGTGGTGGGCACCCTGGGCAACGGGCTGACCTGCACGGTCATCCTGCGCCACAAGACCATGCGCACGCCCACCAACTACTACCTCTTCAGCCTCGCCGTGTCAGacctgctggtgctgctggtgggTCTGCCCCTGGAGCTCTATGAGATGTGGCATAACTACCCCTTCCTGCTGGGTGCTGGTGGCTGCTACTTCCGAACGCTGCTCTTTGAGACCGTCTGCCTGGCCTCTGTGCTCAATGTCACCGCCCTGAGTGTGGAGCGCTACGTGGCCGTGGTGCACCCGCTGCAGGTACGGTCCACGATGACTCGGGCCCATGTGCGCCGTGTGCTCGGGGCCATCTGGGGCCTTGCcgtgctctgctctctgcccaaCACCAGCCTGCACGGCATCCAGCAGCTGGTCGTGCCCTGCCGGGGTACGGTGCCCGGCTCGGCTGTGTGCACACTGGTCCGCCCAAAGGCCCTCTACAACCTGGTCATCCAGATCACCGCTCTGTTCTTCTTCTGCCTGCCCATGGCCATCATCAGCGTGCTGTACCTGCTCATCGGGCTACAGCTGCGGCGTGAGAGGCTGCTGCTGTTCAGGCGGAGGGTCCGGGGCAAGGCCAGGTCCAGGGACAGTCGCAGGCTCCAGCCACTACAGGACAGGAGTCGAACACAGGTGACCAAGACATTGT TTGTGCTGGTCCTGGTGTTCGGCGTCTGCTGGGCCCTGTTCCACATCGACCGCCTCATGTGGAGCTTTGTGTCCGAATGGACCGATGGCCTGCACCTGGCCTTCAAGTATGTGCACGTCATGTCTGGCGTCTTCTTCTACCTTGGCTCGGCCACCAACCCTGTGCTCTACAGCCTCATGTCCACCCGCTTCCAGGACACCTTCCGGGAAGCCCTGTGCTTGGGGACCTGGTGCCACCGCCACAGACTCCGCAGCAGCTCCTACAGCTTCAGCGGGGTGAGCACGGCCAGCATTCTGTGA
- the NMUR1 gene encoding neuromedin-U receptor 1 isoform X2 — MGAWMSAGGPSQVSFCPNCSIFPGDMSPGNTSSPVSCNGSKAFDPKDLNLTDKELRLKYLGPQQTELFVPICVTYLVIFVVGTLGNGLTCTVILRHKTMRTPTNYYLFSLAVSDLLVLLVGLPLELYEMWHNYPFLLGAGGCYFRTLLFETVCLASVLNVTALSVERYVAVVHPLQVRSTMTRAHVRRVLGAIWGLAVLCSLPNTSLHGIQQLVVPCRGTVPGSAVCTLVRPKALYNLVIQITALFFFCLPMAIISVLYLLIGLQLRRERLLLFRRRVRGKARSRDSRRLQPLQDRSRTQVTKTLFVLVLVFGVCWALFHIDRLMWSFVSEWTDGLHLAFKYVHVMSGVFFYLGSATNPVLYSLMSTRFQDTFREALCLGTWCHRHRLRSSSYSFSGVSTASIL, encoded by the exons GTTTCTTTCTGCCCCAATTGTTCCATCTTCCCTGGAGACATGTCCCCCGGGAATACAAGCAGTCCGGTGTCCTGCAATGGCAGTAAGGCCTTCGATCCCAAGGACTTGAACCTGACGGACAAGGAGCTCAGACTCAAGTACCTGGGGCCCCAGCAGACGGAGCTGTTCGTGCCCATCTGTGTCACGTACCTGGTGATTTTTGTGGTGGGCACCCTGGGCAACGGGCTGACCTGCACGGTCATCCTGCGCCACAAGACCATGCGCACGCCCACCAACTACTACCTCTTCAGCCTCGCCGTGTCAGacctgctggtgctgctggtgggTCTGCCCCTGGAGCTCTATGAGATGTGGCATAACTACCCCTTCCTGCTGGGTGCTGGTGGCTGCTACTTCCGAACGCTGCTCTTTGAGACCGTCTGCCTGGCCTCTGTGCTCAATGTCACCGCCCTGAGTGTGGAGCGCTACGTGGCCGTGGTGCACCCGCTGCAGGTACGGTCCACGATGACTCGGGCCCATGTGCGCCGTGTGCTCGGGGCCATCTGGGGCCTTGCcgtgctctgctctctgcccaaCACCAGCCTGCACGGCATCCAGCAGCTGGTCGTGCCCTGCCGGGGTACGGTGCCCGGCTCGGCTGTGTGCACACTGGTCCGCCCAAAGGCCCTCTACAACCTGGTCATCCAGATCACCGCTCTGTTCTTCTTCTGCCTGCCCATGGCCATCATCAGCGTGCTGTACCTGCTCATCGGGCTACAGCTGCGGCGTGAGAGGCTGCTGCTGTTCAGGCGGAGGGTCCGGGGCAAGGCCAGGTCCAGGGACAGTCGCAGGCTCCAGCCACTACAGGACAGGAGTCGAACACAGGTGACCAAGACATTGT TTGTGCTGGTCCTGGTGTTCGGCGTCTGCTGGGCCCTGTTCCACATCGACCGCCTCATGTGGAGCTTTGTGTCCGAATGGACCGATGGCCTGCACCTGGCCTTCAAGTATGTGCACGTCATGTCTGGCGTCTTCTTCTACCTTGGCTCGGCCACCAACCCTGTGCTCTACAGCCTCATGTCCACCCGCTTCCAGGACACCTTCCGGGAAGCCCTGTGCTTGGGGACCTGGTGCCACCGCCACAGACTCCGCAGCAGCTCCTACAGCTTCAGCGGGGTGAGCACGGCCAGCATTCTGTGA